A single window of Granulicella mallensis MP5ACTX8 DNA harbors:
- a CDS encoding anti-sigma factor family protein, whose translation MNSMSSNQFNPEQKNNSCESVRGEFSSYLDGVMTGAEMAAMAGHLDGCGECASEFTAWREIQQSLADLGPARPPMRLQERLRAAIAVERERGTHLPWTRRFLAAWEISIAPMALRVTGGFAAAIVLLGSLGWMLGAPITVQANDDEMAHLIAPRYLYSQVPPQPIETGREVPILVEAMVDTRGRVYDYSIIDGPKDLSVQLRVTQNLLSSVFKPATVFGVPVRGHVVMTYTGVSVRG comes from the coding sequence ATGAACTCGATGAGCAGTAACCAGTTCAATCCGGAGCAGAAAAACAATTCGTGCGAGTCCGTGCGAGGGGAGTTTTCTTCCTATCTCGATGGCGTGATGACCGGCGCCGAGATGGCTGCCATGGCAGGCCATCTGGATGGCTGCGGCGAGTGTGCCTCGGAGTTTACTGCGTGGCGTGAGATTCAGCAGTCGCTGGCCGACCTGGGGCCTGCGCGTCCTCCTATGAGGTTGCAGGAACGCCTGCGTGCGGCCATTGCCGTGGAGCGCGAGCGCGGAACACATCTTCCGTGGACCCGCCGGTTCCTGGCCGCGTGGGAGATCTCGATTGCGCCCATGGCACTGCGGGTTACAGGTGGGTTCGCAGCGGCGATCGTACTGCTCGGCAGCCTGGGATGGATGCTTGGCGCGCCCATTACTGTCCAGGCCAACGACGACGAGATGGCCCACCTGATTGCACCGCGTTACCTGTACTCCCAGGTGCCGCCGCAGCCGATCGAGACGGGCCGCGAGGTTCCTATCCTGGTGGAGGCGATGGTCGACACGCGTGGACGGGTGTATGACTATTCGATCATCGACGGGCCCAAGGATTTGTCCGTGCAGTTGAGGGTGACGCAGAACCTGCTCTCCAGTGTCTTCAAGCCGGCGACCGTCTTTGGTGTTCCGGTGCGCGGGCATGTGGTGATGACCTATACCGGCGTCTCGGTGCGGGGCTAG
- a CDS encoding DUF4365 domain-containing protein, translated as MNSGGDTSDLGPLPISDEKAELQRESIKALNALLKGHDAIIFRDERVEDYGVDGSFELKLNRRMTNFRGQVQMKAAGRLTPLVDGSFSHSVRTANLNYLLNGTAPIYILYDLQKDEFWFTWAQDESRRLNEETPNWRNQEWIALNFTEPFTLASLPGIHARIMKEGRLHRQIHDSLAKATGSEAVVLSIDSESLSITDPIHARDVLLASGVAIVASGFPVEVLDLLRLLDAEIRETARIQMTAGYAEFTRGDHYSALGHIRRALARKSELSARDRSFLVTLRDAAEFHIGLIDAEAYQQRLAVRSQTLEGLEALEARQDALRHRYLGEKDGDSRAAIVEKLREVTAEILGHPDSHRGLKLDARLLLLFLEGMQANIQTDESLFYSEIREFLYPSDTKSATENLQNARCNQLGWEQQADEAQREAYELRHPVLIVQALIITLYVRIGRLFEKRMEAINSHQSYKVPEPAKTSIENIFNEAYRLSHSSGLVEGRLTLDKLKIRFLEVQGDIGGAKAAAEKLYPEADAMGFKAIAEEASEVLEDRTLLMRYEQDIAQSDLQHRDQLQATQSDEQLSRMAMHLLKIIGSPPAHPKKLLGYMRSLRFIAQERCGWCHHLQLLENLTQTKDPAIAFSVSPSRKVICDKFNHISSRESVDVVAIVEDFKHDFCHSCSARDPRGY; from the coding sequence TGATGAACGGGTCGAGGACTATGGCGTGGACGGCTCTTTTGAACTCAAGCTGAATCGCCGAATGACCAACTTTCGCGGCCAGGTGCAGATGAAAGCAGCCGGCCGCCTCACTCCTCTCGTCGACGGATCGTTCTCGCATTCAGTCCGCACCGCCAATCTGAATTATCTGCTGAACGGAACCGCGCCAATCTATATCCTCTACGACCTTCAGAAGGACGAATTTTGGTTCACTTGGGCTCAGGATGAGAGCCGCCGATTGAATGAAGAGACTCCGAATTGGCGTAACCAGGAATGGATCGCTTTAAACTTCACCGAGCCCTTCACCCTAGCGTCACTCCCGGGTATTCACGCGCGAATCATGAAGGAGGGACGCCTGCATCGCCAAATCCATGACTCGCTGGCCAAGGCAACCGGGAGCGAAGCCGTCGTTCTCAGCATCGACAGCGAGTCGCTGAGCATCACCGATCCCATTCACGCTCGTGACGTCTTACTTGCCAGTGGAGTCGCGATCGTGGCTAGCGGTTTTCCTGTGGAAGTGCTGGATCTTTTGCGCCTTCTTGACGCAGAAATCCGGGAAACGGCTCGGATTCAAATGACCGCAGGATACGCTGAATTTACCAGAGGCGACCACTATTCGGCGCTTGGACATATACGACGGGCTTTGGCGCGGAAAAGCGAACTCAGCGCACGCGACCGATCGTTTCTCGTCACCCTTCGAGACGCAGCCGAGTTCCATATCGGACTCATTGATGCGGAAGCCTATCAACAGCGCCTCGCGGTGCGTTCCCAGACCCTGGAGGGGCTCGAAGCGCTTGAGGCACGTCAAGATGCACTGCGCCACCGATACCTTGGCGAGAAGGACGGCGACTCCCGTGCAGCCATTGTTGAGAAGTTGCGCGAGGTGACGGCAGAAATCCTCGGTCACCCCGATTCACATCGAGGACTCAAGCTGGACGCGAGATTGCTCCTCCTCTTTCTGGAAGGAATGCAGGCAAACATTCAGACAGACGAGTCGCTTTTTTATTCCGAGATTCGCGAATTCCTATATCCCAGCGATACGAAGAGCGCCACAGAGAATTTGCAAAACGCTCGGTGTAATCAATTGGGTTGGGAACAACAGGCTGACGAGGCACAGCGGGAGGCTTACGAGTTAAGACACCCTGTCCTCATCGTTCAAGCCCTCATCATTACGCTTTATGTGCGAATCGGCAGGCTATTTGAAAAACGAATGGAGGCGATCAATAGCCACCAATCTTACAAAGTGCCTGAGCCTGCAAAAACGTCAATTGAGAACATCTTCAATGAGGCTTATCGACTCTCACATTCCAGTGGTCTGGTTGAGGGCCGATTGACGCTCGACAAGTTGAAGATTCGATTCTTGGAAGTTCAAGGCGATATTGGCGGAGCCAAGGCGGCGGCGGAAAAGCTCTACCCAGAAGCGGACGCAATGGGATTCAAAGCAATCGCGGAGGAAGCAAGTGAGGTCCTCGAGGACAGAACGCTGTTGATGCGCTATGAGCAGGATATTGCCCAGTCTGATCTTCAACATCGAGATCAACTTCAGGCAACTCAATCAGACGAACAGTTGTCCCGGATGGCGATGCACCTACTGAAAATAATCGGCTCTCCGCCAGCCCATCCCAAGAAACTCCTTGGATACATGCGCTCTCTCCGATTTATCGCCCAGGAGCGATGCGGATGGTGCCACCACCTTCAACTCTTGGAGAACCTGACTCAGACAAAAGATCCGGCCATCGCTTTTAGTGTCTCGCCTTCGCGAAAGGTGATTTGTGACAAATTCAACCACATTTCCAGTCGAGAGTCTGTTGACGTGGTTGCGATCGTCGAAGATTTCAAGCACGATTTCTGTCATTCGTGTTCGGCGAGAGACCCAAGAGGTTATTAA
- a CDS encoding PDDEXK nuclease domain-containing protein has product MANLPAISEDYTGIRAEIVALLQAARAASARTVNALMTATYWEIGRRIAEFEQRGEQRAEYGEQLIEELARDLTRQFGRGFGRANLWQMRAFYRAWPDQNILQTPSGESGIQQLSSRFPLPWSAYVRLLSVKRPEARSFYETEALRSGWSIRQLNRQIESQFYERIALSKNKAAMLKKAESAQPDDAVTPEEAIKDPFVLEFLDLKDEYSESDLEEALIRHLTDFLLELGDDFAFLGRQRRLRIDDAWFRIDLLFFHRRLRCLVIVDLKAGRFNYADAGQMHLYLNYAREHWMKPDENPPVGLILCAEKGVAEAHYALDNLSNKVLAAEYQTILPDEKLIAEELKRSRSRIEERFLIASGEH; this is encoded by the coding sequence ATGGCAAATCTTCCAGCCATTTCCGAAGACTACACCGGTATCCGCGCAGAGATCGTTGCGCTGTTGCAGGCGGCCCGTGCAGCGTCTGCCCGCACCGTCAATGCGCTGATGACTGCCACGTACTGGGAGATCGGACGACGGATTGCCGAGTTCGAGCAACGCGGAGAACAGCGCGCCGAGTATGGCGAGCAACTGATCGAAGAACTCGCCAGAGACCTAACACGGCAGTTCGGTCGAGGATTCGGCCGGGCCAATCTTTGGCAGATGCGGGCTTTCTACCGGGCGTGGCCGGACCAAAACATTCTCCAGACACCGTCTGGAGAATCTGGAATCCAGCAACTTTCCAGCCGCTTTCCGCTGCCCTGGTCTGCGTATGTTCGGCTGCTCTCCGTCAAGCGCCCAGAAGCACGCTCCTTCTATGAGACGGAAGCCCTTCGGTCCGGCTGGTCGATTCGGCAGCTCAACCGACAGATTGAAAGTCAGTTTTATGAACGAATCGCGCTCTCCAAGAACAAGGCGGCCATGTTGAAGAAGGCCGAGAGTGCTCAACCAGACGATGCGGTCACTCCAGAAGAAGCGATTAAAGATCCGTTCGTCCTGGAGTTCCTCGACCTCAAGGACGAATACTCTGAATCCGATTTGGAAGAGGCGCTCATCCGGCACCTTACCGACTTTCTGTTGGAGTTGGGCGATGACTTCGCTTTTCTTGGCCGACAGCGCAGGTTGCGTATTGACGATGCCTGGTTTCGCATCGACCTTCTCTTCTTCCATCGGCGTTTGCGCTGCCTTGTCATCGTCGATCTCAAGGCCGGGAGGTTCAACTACGCGGATGCGGGCCAGATGCACCTCTATCTGAACTACGCCCGCGAACATTGGATGAAACCGGATGAAAACCCACCGGTGGGTTTGATCCTCTGCGCGGAGAAAGGAGTTGCCGAGGCGCACTACGCACTCGACAACCTCTCCAACAAGGTGCTGGCCGCCGAATATCAAACGATCCTGCCGGACGAAAAACTCATTGCCGAAGAATTGAAACGTTCTCGTTCGAGGATCGAAGAGCGATTTTTGATTGCAAGCGGGGAACACTAG
- the rnc gene encoding ribonuclease III, with protein MRRSRDAPRAQDGDEEQTKTVVILTRKVDSGGAMTTRRTRKTSPKIEPIDELQRLLGHRFTRPELLALALTHRSHTYEARHGVPTVILPAHPDQRDQRNPPGTDNEQLEFLGDSILGLVVTEALYREFPQSSEGELTRLRSILVSRARMAEVGVALELGEQLFLGKSADQNGGRKKPALLANAVEAIIAAVYLDAGAKGLKAVRAIVERYVLEPDLDTMRAALAGEEGRGALRDHKTVLQERVQASGLGRLRYVDTDQTGPAHQRRFSVEAQLEGEAGTRTLAAAEGSNKKEAQQRAAELALAQWEANGLPPRPVKPPKGDA; from the coding sequence ATGCGCCGAAGTAGGGATGCACCCAGGGCCCAGGATGGCGACGAAGAGCAGACGAAGACAGTCGTCATCCTGACGCGTAAAGTAGACAGCGGAGGGGCGATGACGACACGGCGCACCCGTAAAACTTCACCCAAGATCGAACCTATCGACGAACTGCAACGCCTGCTCGGTCATCGCTTTACCCGGCCTGAGCTGCTTGCGCTCGCACTGACGCACCGCTCGCACACCTACGAGGCTCGCCACGGTGTTCCCACCGTCATCCTGCCGGCTCATCCCGATCAGCGCGACCAGCGCAATCCACCCGGCACCGACAACGAGCAGCTCGAATTTCTGGGCGACTCGATCCTTGGCCTGGTGGTTACCGAGGCGCTCTATCGGGAGTTCCCGCAGAGCTCGGAGGGCGAGTTGACACGGCTGCGCTCCATCCTGGTCAGCCGCGCCCGCATGGCCGAGGTCGGTGTGGCGCTCGAGCTGGGCGAGCAGCTGTTTCTCGGCAAAAGCGCGGACCAGAACGGCGGCCGTAAAAAGCCCGCGCTGCTGGCCAATGCGGTCGAAGCAATTATCGCGGCGGTCTATCTGGATGCAGGCGCGAAAGGCCTCAAGGCCGTGAGAGCGATCGTCGAACGCTATGTGCTGGAGCCGGATCTCGACACCATGCGGGCGGCGCTGGCCGGAGAAGAGGGACGCGGCGCGCTGCGCGACCACAAGACGGTCCTGCAGGAGCGTGTGCAGGCGTCAGGGCTTGGCAGGCTGCGCTACGTCGACACCGATCAGACCGGCCCGGCCCATCAGCGCAGATTTTCGGTGGAGGCTCAGCTTGAAGGGGAGGCCGGGACACGTACGCTGGCTGCGGCTGAGGGCTCGAACAAGAAAGAGGCCCAGCAACGCGCGGCGGAGCTTGCGCTGGCGCAGTGGGAGGCAAACGGCCTGCCTCCCCGGCCCGTCAAACCACCCAAAGGTGATGCTTGA
- a CDS encoding tetratricopeptide repeat protein, whose product MILTSRPSSRLALFGAAFLLASSFAAFAQNPNSSSSSSSSSSSSSLSASPNDQHTERPNQDDQSNSVARPRAAQIEEGGSAVTLEVSEPLFEMAAALNACGYDADLDRSAPVRAQVRTEMNEALAASETARASRDALCAYVAQHHLNDSGLDVGQYVSLSLYLSPPPELTPNVDEAELPPQATQVVNVLPLLRTFAEEIQLHLIWLRHRAAYEALVARVHEPMVKTILNTNIYLHQPVSTYDGRRFLVLLEPMLSPSLTNARIYGTDYIIVTSPDNTAGDPVRMDQIRHIYLHYVIEPMVYSRGSAMERIQPMLRGVQDAPLEFFYKSDVVALMTECLIKAVEAHMYEIASPKPAKPADKERASVDLYASAMDVYNRETALERQKLVDSDEQHGWVLTGYFYQTLQLMAKNGDGLRDEIAPMIYGMDVDRERKHAQEIVFSKETSVDPLRPHTAPRKIEGMDLAELDLAKGNTADASDLAEKALANPKGDHGRAEYVLARIALMEKQPGEAMKNFEDTLKQSKDPRTLAWSHIYLGRLYDSMNPPDRDHAVAEYKAALAARDGRPDTKEAAQNGIAKPFALPQRASRPPASNDDKDFDPTGKAEKDSYKPADAPK is encoded by the coding sequence GTGATCCTCACCTCCCGACCTTCGTCCCGGCTTGCGCTCTTTGGCGCGGCCTTTCTGCTTGCGAGCTCCTTTGCGGCTTTTGCGCAGAACCCCAACTCCTCCTCTTCCAGTTCGTCTTCTTCGAGCTCCTCTTCTCTCTCGGCGAGCCCTAATGATCAACATACGGAACGGCCAAACCAGGACGATCAGTCGAATTCTGTGGCGCGTCCGCGTGCCGCGCAGATTGAAGAGGGCGGCTCCGCGGTAACTCTCGAGGTCAGCGAGCCGCTCTTTGAGATGGCTGCCGCGCTCAATGCCTGCGGATACGATGCCGATCTCGACAGGTCCGCGCCGGTGCGTGCGCAGGTGCGGACCGAGATGAATGAGGCGCTTGCCGCCTCGGAGACGGCCCGTGCCAGCCGTGATGCCCTCTGCGCCTATGTGGCACAGCATCATCTCAACGATTCGGGGCTTGATGTAGGGCAGTATGTCTCGCTCTCGCTCTATCTCTCACCGCCTCCTGAACTGACCCCGAATGTGGATGAAGCCGAGTTGCCCCCCCAGGCTACGCAGGTAGTCAACGTGCTGCCGCTGCTGCGCACGTTTGCCGAAGAGATCCAGTTGCATCTCATCTGGCTGCGCCATCGTGCCGCGTACGAGGCCTTGGTGGCGCGCGTGCATGAGCCGATGGTGAAGACCATACTCAATACCAACATCTATCTGCACCAGCCGGTGAGCACCTATGACGGCCGCCGCTTCCTCGTGCTGTTGGAGCCGATGCTCTCGCCGAGCCTGACGAACGCGCGCATCTATGGCACCGACTACATCATCGTGACCTCGCCGGATAACACTGCCGGCGACCCGGTGCGCATGGACCAGATACGCCACATCTACCTGCACTATGTGATCGAGCCAATGGTCTACAGCCGCGGCTCGGCGATGGAGCGCATCCAGCCGATGTTGCGTGGTGTGCAGGATGCTCCGCTGGAGTTCTTCTACAAGAGCGACGTGGTTGCGCTGATGACCGAGTGCTTGATCAAGGCAGTCGAGGCGCATATGTATGAGATTGCCTCTCCCAAGCCGGCGAAGCCCGCGGACAAAGAGCGCGCTTCGGTGGACCTTTACGCTTCGGCCATGGACGTCTACAACCGCGAGACGGCGCTGGAGCGGCAGAAGCTGGTGGATTCCGACGAGCAGCACGGATGGGTGCTGACGGGCTACTTCTACCAGACCCTGCAGTTGATGGCGAAGAACGGCGACGGCTTGCGCGACGAGATTGCACCCATGATCTACGGTATGGACGTGGACCGCGAGCGCAAGCATGCCCAGGAGATCGTGTTTTCGAAGGAGACTTCGGTCGATCCGCTGCGTCCGCATACCGCACCGCGCAAGATTGAGGGAATGGACCTTGCCGAACTCGACCTAGCCAAGGGAAATACCGCGGATGCCTCCGATCTCGCCGAAAAAGCCCTGGCCAACCCGAAGGGCGACCATGGCCGAGCGGAGTACGTGCTGGCGCGCATCGCCCTGATGGAGAAGCAGCCAGGGGAGGCGATGAAGAACTTTGAGGACACGCTTAAGCAGAGCAAAGACCCGCGTACGCTGGCCTGGAGCCATATCTACCTGGGGCGTCTGTACGACTCGATGAATCCGCCGGATCGTGACCATGCCGTTGCTGAGTACAAGGCTGCACTGGCTGCTCGCGATGGCCGCCCGGACACCAAAGAGGCGGCGCAGAACGGGATTGCGAAGCCGTTCGCCTTGCCTCAGCGCGCGAGCCGGCCCCCTGCCAGTAACGATGACAAGGATTTCGACCCGACAGGGAAGGCCGAGAAGGATTCTTACAAACCAGCAGATGCGCCGAAGTAG
- a CDS encoding tyrosine-type recombinase/integrase, whose product MLSPYTRHYAPCKQVDISYRRCKCPKWVQGNLPDGRYLRKSAKTRSWEKAELLCRRLEDESDPNKPEARPRAKIVDAIQTFRDDEDSRRLTEGTLKKSRYFFETQLKEWAKNEGIVYLDQLTPAVLTKFRSGWTNAAQTMQRKHERLIAFLWFCVRMDWITKNPAILLKRVKAEPTPTDYFPKDEFKALVDGTYAYGDWRGGHDFEHRRDRLRALILMMRWSGLAIKDAVTLERTRLSDDGNLFLYRAKTGVPVYVPLPPEVHTLLRSLPNSNPHYFFWSGNGDPETAKRGWVRSLALLFKNVALKSPDGTLKRCHSHMFRDTFAVELLLAGVPIDQVSLLLGHSSVKVTEKHYAPFVKARQAQLAQSARMAWEQGEERRPAMPVKDKKAVAVTAA is encoded by the coding sequence ATGCTCTCGCCCTACACCCGCCACTACGCGCCCTGCAAACAGGTCGACATCTCCTACCGCCGCTGCAAATGCCCCAAGTGGGTTCAGGGAAACCTTCCCGATGGACGCTACCTGCGCAAGTCCGCTAAGACGCGGAGCTGGGAGAAGGCAGAGCTGCTCTGCCGCAGGCTCGAAGACGAGTCCGACCCCAACAAGCCGGAGGCCAGGCCCCGCGCGAAGATCGTCGATGCTATCCAGACGTTTCGGGATGACGAAGACTCCCGCCGCCTGACGGAAGGCACCCTCAAGAAGAGCCGGTACTTCTTCGAGACACAGTTAAAGGAGTGGGCAAAGAATGAGGGCATCGTCTACCTCGACCAGCTCACCCCGGCTGTGCTGACCAAGTTCCGCTCCGGATGGACCAACGCCGCGCAGACCATGCAGCGCAAGCACGAGCGGTTGATCGCCTTCCTCTGGTTCTGCGTCCGCATGGACTGGATCACGAAGAACCCCGCCATCCTCCTGAAACGGGTCAAGGCCGAGCCCACCCCCACGGACTACTTCCCGAAAGACGAGTTCAAGGCGCTGGTGGACGGAACCTATGCGTATGGGGACTGGCGCGGCGGCCACGACTTCGAGCATCGCCGTGATCGGCTGCGGGCTTTGATCCTGATGATGAGGTGGTCGGGGCTCGCGATCAAGGACGCGGTGACGCTGGAGCGGACACGCCTGAGCGACGATGGGAACCTCTTCCTCTATCGTGCCAAGACCGGGGTGCCGGTCTATGTGCCGCTGCCACCTGAAGTACATACCCTGTTGCGGTCGCTCCCGAATTCCAATCCTCACTACTTCTTCTGGAGCGGCAACGGCGACCCGGAGACGGCCAAGCGCGGCTGGGTGCGTTCCCTGGCTTTGCTCTTCAAGAATGTGGCTCTGAAGAGTCCGGACGGCACGCTGAAACGCTGCCACTCCCATATGTTCCGCGATACCTTTGCCGTCGAATTGCTCTTGGCCGGTGTGCCCATCGACCAGGTGTCTCTGTTGTTGGGGCACAGCAGCGTCAAGGTGACGGAGAAGCACTACGCACCCTTCGTCAAAGCTCGGCAGGCGCAACTGGCACAGTCGGCGCGGATGGCATGGGAACAAGGTGAAGAGAGACGCCCTGCCATGCCGGTGAAGGATAAGAAAGCCGTTGCCGTCACTGCGGCATGA
- a CDS encoding sigma-70 family RNA polymerase sigma factor yields the protein MSDLASAIGIRAEEQSLVAELQAGSEQAFALLIAQYSHPVYSLIARSLRDPADAADVTQEVFVKVFRSISGFHGEASLRTWIYRIALHEASNQRRWWGRHKRQELTIDAPLENEEGETFCLADALATGDASPYECVARSETRTHVEAALRTIPEAFREVVVLREIEGFGYEEIAEILNVNLGTVKSRLTRGRAALREALLKDAATRPQGQQAHPSRNRDVAKVGHPEVGTL from the coding sequence ATGAGCGATCTGGCAAGCGCGATCGGAATCCGGGCAGAAGAGCAGAGTCTCGTCGCAGAGTTGCAGGCGGGCTCCGAGCAGGCCTTTGCGCTGCTCATCGCTCAGTACAGCCATCCTGTCTATTCCTTGATCGCACGCAGCCTGCGCGATCCGGCCGATGCCGCCGATGTGACCCAGGAAGTCTTCGTCAAGGTCTTCCGCAGTATCTCCGGCTTCCATGGCGAAGCCAGCCTGCGCACCTGGATCTATCGCATCGCCCTGCATGAGGCCAGCAATCAACGCCGCTGGTGGGGCCGGCACAAGCGGCAGGAGTTGACCATCGACGCTCCGCTGGAGAACGAGGAAGGCGAGACCTTCTGCCTGGCCGATGCTCTGGCCACGGGGGACGCCTCTCCCTATGAATGTGTGGCTCGCTCCGAGACGCGCACGCATGTCGAAGCGGCGTTGCGGACGATTCCGGAGGCATTTCGCGAGGTTGTTGTACTGCGCGAGATTGAAGGCTTCGGTTATGAAGAGATTGCCGAGATTCTGAATGTGAACCTCGGCACGGTGAAGAGCAGGTTGACGCGAGGCCGCGCCGCCCTGCGCGAGGCGCTCCTGAAGGATGCAGCGACTCGGCCGCAAGGACAACAGGCCCACCCCAGCCGCAATCGTGACGTGGCCAAGGTGGGGCACCCGGAAGTAGGAACGCTATGA